The Cheilinus undulatus linkage group 21, ASM1832078v1, whole genome shotgun sequence region CAAATAACAATAACCCTTCCAAAATCAATGCCGGCTTTGATGGAGAGCCAATAAGATGTCAACAGTTAGGAGGCCCATGGCTTGCTTTGTGTTGAACAAAGACACTGAACGAATTTACCTGAAAAGTTTgcattcctgatgttttttctcttctcaaAGGAAATTATACCAGTCTTGGGAGAGAAAACCCTTCTAACAATTCAACAGTGAGTGAACAACTTTTTTGAGTACCACATAATCAGACATTATCTACCAACAGACAGATCACTaaccttttttccccatttgcaGGGACCCAACATTGCTGCTATCGTGGCCCCCACGGTCACCCTGGGTGTTCTGGCTATAGTCTTAGCTGTTCTTGCATGGCTTTTCTGTGTGGTGAAAAAGAAGAGACAGACTGAAGGGACGTATAGACCCAGTGCTGAGGAACAGTCTGGTGCATGCAGTGCAGTGGCACCGGATGCATTAAAGCTACCCAAAGAGGAAAGACTCATATGAG contains the following coding sequences:
- the crb3a gene encoding protein crumbs homolog 3a, which translates into the protein MLDLVKWTQADAPKSQSAPTWPCWSQDEMAASLDVMAVPGGVVVGSVLLLVLSNNPVWGNYTSLGRENPSNNSTGPNIAAIVAPTVTLGVLAIVLAVLAWLFCVVKKKRQTEGTYRPSAEEQSGACSAVAPDALKLPKEERLI